In a single window of the Zea mays cultivar B73 chromosome 5, Zm-B73-REFERENCE-NAM-5.0, whole genome shotgun sequence genome:
- the LOC103627567 gene encoding ADP-ribosylation factor 1 isoform X2, producing MGLAMGRLLGWKKEAQIALLGLGGAGKTAILHKLKLGHAITTGPTIGFNSETLEYNGISFRVWDVGGQGELRPLLRHYLYGVQGVVFVVDSSDREWILRAKDLLNIILDEDQFRNRDLALLVFANKQDRPNVMSAAEIADEFGLPSRLCNRRWHIQSSSAISGEGLHEGMAWLCTNIR from the exons ATGGGGCTGGCGATGGGGAGGCTTCTTGGGTGGAAGAAGGAGGCGCAGATCGCGCTGTTGGGCCTCGGCGGCGCTGGCAAGACGGCCATTCTGCACAAACTCAAGCTCGGCCACGCAATCACCACCGGACCAACGATAG GGTTCAACAGCGAGACGCTTGAATACAATGGCATCAGCTTCAGGGTCTGGGACGTGGGTGGTCAAGGCGAG CTCCGGCCCTTGCTAAGGCACTACCTCTATGGCGTCCAGGGCGTGGTATTCGTCGTCGACAGCAGCGACCGGGAGTGGATTCTTCGAGCCAAAGATCTGCTGAACATCATTCTGGACGAG GACCAGTTCAGGAATAGGGATCTCGCGCTGCTTGTGTTTGCAAACAAGCAGGACCGGCCGAACGTCATGAGCGCAGCAGAGATAGCGGACGAGTTTGGGCTTCCGTCACGGCTTTGCAACCGTAGATG GCACATTCAAAGTAGTTCTGCGATCTCTGGAGAAGGCCTCCACGAGGGGATGGCTTGGCTCTGCACCAACATTCGATAG
- the LOC103627567 gene encoding ADP-ribosylation factor 1 isoform X1, with amino-acid sequence MGLAMGRLLGWKKEAQIALLGLGGAGKTAILHKLKLGHAITTGPTIGFNSETLEYNGISFRVWDVGGQGEVAHVSAAVLFLHSSTSVCSTYCAWHSDYHFDLQLRPLLRHYLYGVQGVVFVVDSSDREWILRAKDLLNIILDEDQFRNRDLALLVFANKQDRPNVMSAAEIADEFGLPSRLCNRRWHIQSSSAISGEGLHEGMAWLCTNIR; translated from the exons ATGGGGCTGGCGATGGGGAGGCTTCTTGGGTGGAAGAAGGAGGCGCAGATCGCGCTGTTGGGCCTCGGCGGCGCTGGCAAGACGGCCATTCTGCACAAACTCAAGCTCGGCCACGCAATCACCACCGGACCAACGATAG GGTTCAACAGCGAGACGCTTGAATACAATGGCATCAGCTTCAGGGTCTGGGACGTGGGTGGTCAAGGCGAGGTAGCTCATGTATCAGCAGCTGTATTGTTCTTGCATTCAAGTACGTCTGTGTGCAGCACCTACTGTGCGTGGCACTCTGATTACCATTTTGATTTGCAGCTCCGGCCCTTGCTAAGGCACTACCTCTATGGCGTCCAGGGCGTGGTATTCGTCGTCGACAGCAGCGACCGGGAGTGGATTCTTCGAGCCAAAGATCTGCTGAACATCATTCTGGACGAG GACCAGTTCAGGAATAGGGATCTCGCGCTGCTTGTGTTTGCAAACAAGCAGGACCGGCCGAACGTCATGAGCGCAGCAGAGATAGCGGACGAGTTTGGGCTTCCGTCACGGCTTTGCAACCGTAGATG GCACATTCAAAGTAGTTCTGCGATCTCTGGAGAAGGCCTCCACGAGGGGATGGCTTGGCTCTGCACCAACATTCGATAG
- the LOC103627567 gene encoding ADP-ribosylation factor 1 isoform X3 — protein MGLAMGRLLGWKKEAQIALLGLGGAGKTAILHKLKLGHAITTGPTIGFNSETLEYNGISFRVWDVGGQGEGVVFVVDSSDREWILRAKDLLNIILDEDQFRNRDLALLVFANKQDRPNVMSAAEIADEFGLPSRLCNRRWHIQSSSAISGEGLHEGMAWLCTNIR, from the exons ATGGGGCTGGCGATGGGGAGGCTTCTTGGGTGGAAGAAGGAGGCGCAGATCGCGCTGTTGGGCCTCGGCGGCGCTGGCAAGACGGCCATTCTGCACAAACTCAAGCTCGGCCACGCAATCACCACCGGACCAACGATAG GGTTCAACAGCGAGACGCTTGAATACAATGGCATCAGCTTCAGGGTCTGGGACGTGGGTGGTCAAGGCGAG GGCGTGGTATTCGTCGTCGACAGCAGCGACCGGGAGTGGATTCTTCGAGCCAAAGATCTGCTGAACATCATTCTGGACGAG GACCAGTTCAGGAATAGGGATCTCGCGCTGCTTGTGTTTGCAAACAAGCAGGACCGGCCGAACGTCATGAGCGCAGCAGAGATAGCGGACGAGTTTGGGCTTCCGTCACGGCTTTGCAACCGTAGATG GCACATTCAAAGTAGTTCTGCGATCTCTGGAGAAGGCCTCCACGAGGGGATGGCTTGGCTCTGCACCAACATTCGATAG